The following proteins are co-located in the Fibrobacter sp. genome:
- a CDS encoding radical SAM protein has protein sequence MLHSSPIIRPPSEAHSILLQVTTGCSHNRCAFCGVYKNIPFKIMEPHLILEDILYAAKHFQDRDRVFLCDGDALIVPQNRLVQILSDIRKYLPWTVRVGTYANAKSIARKSPDELRELRQLGLRIIHIGLESGDDETLKKMGKWGDSEAIIEQGLRAKEAGINLFVTVISGLAGKERSSIHAQKTGEALTKMNPQYVGVLSLMPLENTPLYNWISGGLFTPLTPREHLMEIRTMLENTELRPGYFYANHASNYLPLRVRLPRDKKTALDTIDTALRGELELTPEWMRGL, from the coding sequence ATGCTCCACTCCTCCCCCATAATCCGCCCTCCCAGCGAGGCACACAGCATCCTCCTCCAGGTCACCACCGGATGCTCTCATAACCGTTGTGCATTCTGCGGGGTTTACAAAAATATCCCGTTCAAAATCATGGAGCCGCATCTTATTCTGGAAGATATTCTCTATGCGGCGAAACACTTCCAGGACCGGGACCGGGTTTTCCTGTGTGATGGTGATGCGCTGATTGTTCCTCAGAACAGGCTGGTACAGATACTTTCTGATATTCGCAAATATCTTCCCTGGACAGTACGGGTTGGTACTTATGCAAACGCAAAGAGTATCGCTCGGAAATCTCCCGATGAACTCAGGGAGCTTCGTCAACTGGGACTGAGGATAATCCATATCGGGTTGGAATCGGGTGATGATGAAACTTTAAAGAAAATGGGAAAGTGGGGGGATTCGGAAGCAATTATCGAGCAGGGGCTCAGGGCAAAGGAGGCAGGGATAAACCTTTTTGTCACCGTGATCTCCGGGCTTGCAGGCAAAGAACGGTCATCCATACATGCTCAGAAGACCGGAGAAGCGCTTACAAAGATGAACCCTCAGTACGTTGGGGTCCTGAGTCTCATGCCCCTTGAGAATACCCCTCTATATAACTGGATCAGTGGTGGGCTTTTCACACCCTTGACCCCCAGGGAACATCTCATGGAAATCCGCACCATGCTGGAAAACACTGAACTTCGTCCGGGGTATTTCTATGCCAACCACGCATCAAACTACCTCCCTCTCCGTGTAAGGCTCCCCAGAGATAAAAAAACCGCCCTTGATACCATCGATACAGCTCTCAGGGGTGAACTGGAGCTTACTCCGGAGTGGATGCGGGGGTTGTGA
- a CDS encoding DUF1328 domain-containing protein has product MLAWSLVFLIISLIAAAFWLSGSAIVSSTMIQVVFVTFLVLFLITLIVGLARKPPNV; this is encoded by the coding sequence ATGTTAGCATGGTCACTGGTTTTTCTGATCATCTCTCTTATTGCGGCGGCTTTCTGGCTCAGCGGAAGTGCCATAGTTTCCTCGACTATGATACAGGTGGTTTTTGTCACATTTCTGGTGCTTTTTCTCATTACGCTCATAGTTGGGCTGGCGCGGAAACCGCCCAATGTCTGA
- a CDS encoding YihY/virulence factor BrkB family protein: MFGFIKEIYRGYTRDEIPRLAAALAYYSLFSLAPLLIIAIAIAGYVFGRDAAQGQIVEELKNAIGMRASQAVQQLILSASRPSSSIPATITGIILSLYGASQVFNHLNISLNRIWKVRKREGLGYLSWLKNRLFLILAVLSFGLFFLLSLIFSTALQWATSYFGFISPLPWLFRTAASLLPFFLTTLLFIFIFKFIPDVKIRWGPLFYGSVFTSILFNLIRSILVIYLERSFYRSTYGAAASLVVLLLWIYFSAQILFLGAEFTRIYAMRHNEPILPAPGAESYHWEIL; this comes from the coding sequence GTGTTTGGATTTATCAAAGAGATCTACCGCGGCTATACCAGGGATGAAATCCCCAGACTGGCCGCGGCACTGGCCTACTATTCTCTTTTCTCCCTTGCTCCACTGCTTATAATTGCCATTGCTATAGCGGGGTATGTATTTGGCAGGGATGCGGCACAGGGGCAGATCGTTGAGGAGCTTAAAAACGCGATCGGCATGAGGGCGTCACAGGCAGTCCAGCAGTTAATCCTCTCCGCCTCTCGTCCATCCTCAAGCATCCCTGCCACAATCACAGGAATTATCCTCTCTCTCTATGGCGCATCCCAGGTCTTTAACCACCTTAATATCTCTCTAAACCGTATCTGGAAAGTAAGGAAAAGAGAGGGTCTGGGATATTTATCGTGGCTGAAAAACAGGCTTTTTTTAATCCTGGCTGTGCTCTCATTCGGGCTTTTCTTTCTCCTCTCTCTAATTTTCAGTACTGCTCTCCAGTGGGCCACATCCTACTTTGGCTTCATCTCCCCTCTTCCCTGGCTTTTCCGCACTGCCGCATCACTACTTCCCTTTTTCCTCACCACACTTCTCTTTATTTTCATCTTCAAGTTTATCCCTGATGTCAAGATCAGGTGGGGGCCGCTTTTCTACGGCTCGGTTTTTACCTCCATACTTTTTAACCTGATCCGGTCGATCCTTGTCATCTACCTGGAGAGAAGTTTTTACCGTTCCACTTATGGTGCTGCTGCATCACTGGTAGTTTTGCTTCTATGGATCTACTTTTCCGCACAGATTCTTTTTCTGGGAGCGGAATTCACCAGAATCTACGCAATGAGGCATAATGAGCCAATTCTGCCTGCTCCAGGAGCGGAATCTTACCATTGGGAAATACTATAG
- the glgX gene encoding glycogen debranching protein GlgX: MSIKPVKVWPGKPYPLGATWDGAGVNFALYSQNASAVELCIFDDDGEEINRIRFTEHTDLTWHLYLPEARPGLRYGYRVYGPYDPPSGHRFNPNKLLLDPYARAIDGTIRWDDSLFGYRIGDSRADLSFDEQDSAPFMPRCVVVDPAFSWGDDLNPQTPWHKTVIYEVHVKGFTALHPEVPPEMRSTFAGLSSPAVIAYLHSLGVTAVELMPVHQSISERDLVKKGLTNYWGYNSIGFFAPEVRFSSSGASGQQVNEFKTMVKTLHREGIEVILDVVYNHTAEGNHLGPTLCFRGIDNLSYYNLNPEDRRYYLDYTGCGNTPNMINPHVLQMIMDSLRYWVTEMHVDGFRFDLASSLARELHDVNRLSVFFDLIHQDPVISRVKLIAEPWDLGPGGYLVGNFPVLWAEWNGKFRDTVRRFWRGDEGQVGDLAYRLTGSSDLYERGGRRPYASINYVTAHDGFTLNDLVSYNNKHNEGNKEDNKDGTDENLSWNGGIEGATDDPVIIKLRERQKRNFLATLILAQGVPMLLSGDESGRTQLGNNNAYCQDNKISWINWNLDIRGKKLLEFTRSLIALFHSHPVLQRRNFFSGRDTRKKGTKDLTWLHPEGREMTEKDWNNPMVRYLGLKLSGDVIEEIDDHGAPVIDDTLLILLNAHYEPVIFSLPECERGQRWELILDTRYPVTFTASPLYVCSGNYDLETRSLALLRLKKNPPSHRLVEQEYDEKYFAGLENRSIPFVAGAHRG; the protein is encoded by the coding sequence ATGAGCATTAAGCCCGTAAAAGTCTGGCCTGGAAAGCCCTACCCTCTGGGAGCCACCTGGGATGGTGCGGGTGTAAACTTCGCCCTCTATTCCCAGAATGCAAGCGCGGTTGAACTCTGTATATTCGATGATGACGGGGAGGAGATAAACAGGATCAGGTTCACAGAGCACACAGATCTCACCTGGCATCTATACCTCCCCGAGGCCCGTCCGGGACTCCGCTACGGCTACAGGGTCTACGGGCCCTACGACCCTCCATCCGGACATCGCTTCAACCCCAACAAACTCCTGCTTGATCCCTATGCTCGGGCAATTGACGGAACTATCAGGTGGGATGATTCCCTTTTTGGCTACCGGATCGGGGACAGCAGGGCAGATCTCTCATTTGACGAACAGGACAGTGCTCCTTTCATGCCCAGATGTGTAGTTGTAGATCCGGCATTCTCCTGGGGTGATGATCTAAATCCTCAGACCCCCTGGCATAAGACCGTTATCTACGAGGTGCATGTAAAGGGTTTCACCGCATTACATCCGGAAGTACCACCTGAGATGAGATCCACCTTTGCGGGGCTTAGCAGTCCGGCGGTGATCGCGTATCTTCATTCTCTCGGGGTAACGGCTGTGGAACTCATGCCGGTGCATCAATCAATCTCCGAGCGTGATCTTGTAAAGAAGGGCCTTACCAACTACTGGGGGTATAACTCCATCGGGTTTTTCGCTCCCGAGGTTCGCTTCAGCTCATCAGGGGCTTCAGGCCAGCAGGTAAATGAATTCAAGACCATGGTCAAGACTCTTCACAGGGAGGGAATAGAGGTAATTCTGGATGTGGTTTACAATCACACCGCCGAGGGAAATCATCTGGGCCCCACTCTCTGTTTCCGTGGAATTGACAACCTGAGCTACTATAACCTCAATCCCGAGGATCGTCGTTACTATCTCGATTACACAGGCTGCGGTAATACCCCTAACATGATAAATCCTCATGTGCTGCAGATGATAATGGACAGCCTGAGATACTGGGTTACAGAGATGCATGTTGATGGTTTCCGGTTCGATCTGGCATCATCTCTGGCAAGGGAGCTTCACGATGTAAACCGGCTCTCTGTATTCTTCGACTTGATTCATCAGGATCCGGTGATTTCACGTGTCAAATTGATCGCCGAACCCTGGGATCTTGGTCCGGGAGGGTATCTGGTAGGGAACTTTCCTGTGCTCTGGGCGGAGTGGAATGGAAAATTCAGGGACACGGTACGGAGATTCTGGAGGGGCGATGAGGGGCAGGTGGGAGATCTTGCATATCGTCTGACCGGAAGCAGTGATCTTTACGAAAGGGGAGGACGCCGTCCGTACGCAAGCATAAACTATGTTACAGCCCATGACGGATTCACACTCAATGACCTTGTCAGCTACAACAATAAGCACAACGAGGGGAATAAAGAGGACAACAAAGATGGTACAGATGAGAATCTGAGCTGGAACGGAGGGATAGAGGGGGCGACAGATGATCCTGTCATTATCAAACTGCGGGAGCGGCAGAAGAGGAATTTTCTTGCAACACTGATTCTGGCTCAGGGTGTACCGATGCTTCTCAGCGGTGATGAATCGGGAAGGACACAACTGGGTAACAACAATGCCTATTGTCAGGATAACAAGATATCGTGGATAAACTGGAATCTGGATATCAGGGGTAAAAAACTACTGGAGTTTACGAGGTCTCTCATAGCTCTCTTCCACAGTCATCCGGTACTGCAGAGACGTAATTTTTTCAGTGGACGGGATACCAGGAAAAAGGGAACAAAAGATCTCACCTGGCTGCATCCGGAGGGGCGGGAGATGACTGAGAAGGATTGGAATAATCCGATGGTGAGATATCTGGGACTGAAATTATCCGGAGATGTGATAGAGGAGATAGATGATCATGGGGCTCCTGTAATCGATGACACCCTGCTTATCCTGCTTAACGCTCATTACGAGCCTGTCATCTTCTCTCTTCCTGAATGCGAAAGGGGGCAGAGATGGGAGTTGATTTTAGATACCAGGTATCCGGTCACTTTCACAGCTTCACCACTTTACGTCTGCTCCGGTAACTATGATCTGGAAACCAGATCTCTTGCGCTTCTCAGACTCAAAAAGAACCCCCCGTCTCATCGGTTAGTGGAACAGGAGTACGATGAGAAATATTTTGCAGGACTGGAGAATAGGAGTATCCCGTTTGTCGCTGGAGCTCATCGAGGTTAG
- the polX gene encoding DNA polymerase/3'-5' exonuclease PolX has product MRIYNSAISAIFDNMADLLEIEGGNPFRVRAYRTAARTINSLSQDVSDLIANGEDLSKFPGIGKDLAGKIKEIVSTGHLSAFEDLSKRINPELIKYMKIEGLGGKRVAAINSRLGIYTLEQLEEAAREHKICKLPGFGENVERSILQGIKRAREYGNRIMLLEAEDIAAGVIKHLSVVVDQEKMVVAGSFRRRRETVHDLDILVTGDSARISERFLSFPQIAKVLSSGGTRTTVVLKSGVQVDIRVVPQESCGSALHYFTGSKPHNIAVRKRGVKRGLKINEYGVFRGEMRIGGEREEDVFSAVGLPFIEPELREDTGEIEAAERGELPLLIELNQIRGDLHTHTSRTDGHASMEEMVAAARAKEYEYLAITDHSKHLAMTRGLKERDLAEQIEHIDKINETLEGFTVLKGIECDILEDGSLDLSDSILKELDVVVCSVHYKFNLSRGKQTKRILKAMDNRYLNILAHPTGRLINRREPYDIDFEAVLKGAKERGCFVEVNGYPDRLDLDETHCRLAKEMGVKVAIDTDSHSTGDLDFMRFGVGQARRGWLGREDVINTRDLEGLRRLLRRW; this is encoded by the coding sequence ATGCGGATCTACAATTCTGCTATCTCAGCTATATTCGACAACATGGCTGATCTGCTTGAGATTGAGGGTGGGAACCCTTTCAGGGTTCGCGCCTACAGAACTGCAGCAAGGACGATAAACTCGCTCTCCCAGGATGTTTCGGATCTGATTGCTAACGGCGAAGATCTCTCGAAGTTCCCCGGTATAGGAAAGGATCTTGCGGGGAAGATAAAGGAGATAGTCTCCACGGGTCATCTTTCAGCATTCGAGGATCTGTCAAAGAGGATCAACCCTGAATTGATAAAGTACATGAAAATAGAGGGTTTGGGGGGAAAGAGAGTAGCTGCTATCAATTCCAGGCTGGGGATCTATACACTTGAGCAATTGGAGGAGGCGGCCAGGGAGCATAAAATCTGTAAACTGCCCGGATTCGGTGAAAATGTGGAACGGTCGATTCTTCAGGGGATCAAAAGGGCCCGTGAATATGGAAACAGGATTATGCTTCTTGAGGCAGAGGATATTGCCGCAGGTGTGATAAAGCATCTTTCTGTTGTTGTGGACCAGGAGAAGATGGTGGTTGCGGGCTCTTTCAGGAGGCGCAGGGAAACGGTTCATGATCTTGACATCCTGGTAACCGGTGACAGCGCAAGGATCTCTGAACGTTTTCTTTCCTTCCCTCAGATCGCAAAAGTGCTTTCCAGTGGAGGTACACGCACTACTGTTGTTTTAAAATCCGGAGTTCAGGTTGACATCAGGGTAGTTCCTCAGGAGAGCTGCGGCTCTGCGCTTCACTACTTTACAGGATCAAAACCTCACAATATAGCGGTACGGAAGCGTGGAGTGAAGAGGGGACTGAAGATAAATGAGTATGGAGTGTTCAGGGGGGAGATGCGGATCGGGGGGGAGAGAGAGGAGGATGTCTTCAGTGCTGTGGGGCTCCCCTTTATCGAGCCGGAGCTGCGTGAGGACACTGGGGAGATAGAGGCTGCCGAGAGGGGAGAGTTGCCCTTGCTTATCGAGTTGAATCAGATAAGGGGTGATCTTCATACCCATACATCCCGTACCGACGGGCACGCATCGATGGAGGAAATGGTTGCTGCTGCGAGGGCGAAGGAATATGAGTATCTGGCGATCACTGACCACTCAAAGCATCTGGCGATGACGCGTGGGCTGAAGGAGAGAGATCTTGCGGAACAGATCGAGCATATCGACAAAATAAATGAGACTCTGGAGGGATTTACAGTTTTAAAGGGGATAGAGTGTGATATTCTGGAGGATGGATCGCTTGATCTTTCAGATTCGATACTCAAAGAGCTGGATGTTGTTGTGTGTTCTGTCCATTACAAGTTTAATCTCTCCAGGGGAAAGCAGACAAAAAGGATTTTAAAAGCGATGGACAACCGTTATCTCAATATCCTGGCTCACCCTACGGGACGGCTGATTAACAGGAGGGAGCCTTACGATATAGATTTCGAGGCTGTGTTAAAGGGCGCTAAAGAGCGGGGGTGTTTTGTTGAGGTAAACGGGTATCCGGATCGTCTTGACCTCGATGAGACCCATTGCAGGCTGGCAAAGGAGATGGGAGTGAAGGTGGCTATCGATACGGATTCACACAGTACGGGGGATCTTGACTTTATGCGATTTGGTGTGGGTCAGGCGAGGAGGGGATGGCTGGGGAGGGAGGATGTGATTAATACTAGAGATTTAGAAGGATTGAGGCGATTACTGAGAAGGTGGTAG
- a CDS encoding aminoacyl-histidine dipeptidase, translated as MTGISSLKPELLWKHFAALCRIPRPSKHEKAAARYVQEFAGSLGLEVKTDNAGNVLVRKPASAGKENRPIIVLQSHLDMVPQKNAGVEHDFLKDPIKPFFDGEWVRAENTSLGADNGIGAALMMAVLEDSSIKHGPLEALFTIDEETGMTGAMELSSDFIAGRKLINLDTEDEGVLCIGCAGGIDCNAEMVNPVEKVSDRRTAFRLALTGLQGGHSGIDINLGRGNAIKLLNRILFNAIEKTDMRLCCFHGGSVRNAIPREAFATVVVPDEYKDEFREFISIQESILRQEYQIADPGLTVSVEETEIPEKVLTKPGQSNLISAIYACPNGVIRMSDRVKGVVETSNNLAVLRCENGRSALQCLLRSSIESAREDLANAVLSALTLAEAHVEFAGAYPAWQPDPSSELLRSMQTVHERSFGRKAEEDVVHAGLECGIIGSKYPGIDMVSCGPTILHPHSPEERVHVGSVERFWDFMKGVLESM; from the coding sequence ATGACTGGTATATCATCTCTTAAACCTGAGCTGCTCTGGAAGCACTTTGCAGCGCTGTGCAGAATCCCGCGTCCATCAAAACATGAGAAGGCTGCAGCCAGATATGTTCAGGAATTTGCCGGGAGTCTGGGGCTGGAGGTAAAAACCGATAATGCGGGGAATGTGCTTGTCAGAAAACCTGCATCTGCAGGAAAGGAAAACAGGCCAATTATTGTACTCCAGAGCCATCTCGATATGGTTCCTCAGAAAAACGCCGGGGTTGAGCATGACTTCTTGAAAGACCCCATCAAACCATTCTTTGACGGAGAATGGGTGAGGGCAGAGAATACCTCACTTGGAGCGGACAATGGAATAGGTGCTGCCCTGATGATGGCTGTGCTTGAGGACAGTTCCATCAAACACGGTCCTCTCGAGGCTCTATTTACAATTGATGAGGAAACCGGGATGACCGGGGCGATGGAGCTATCGTCTGATTTTATCGCCGGGCGTAAACTGATCAACCTTGACACAGAAGATGAGGGTGTTCTCTGTATTGGATGCGCCGGAGGTATCGACTGCAATGCCGAGATGGTTAATCCGGTTGAAAAGGTATCAGACAGAAGAACCGCTTTCAGGCTTGCATTGACAGGACTCCAGGGAGGTCATTCCGGAATCGATATCAATCTTGGAAGGGGAAACGCAATTAAGCTTCTCAACCGCATACTTTTCAATGCTATTGAGAAAACTGACATGCGGTTATGTTGCTTTCACGGAGGTTCTGTGCGCAACGCAATACCCAGAGAGGCATTTGCGACCGTTGTGGTGCCTGATGAATACAAAGATGAATTCAGGGAGTTCATCTCTATACAGGAGAGTATCCTGAGGCAGGAGTATCAGATCGCAGATCCGGGATTAACAGTAAGTGTTGAAGAAACAGAGATTCCGGAAAAGGTGCTTACAAAGCCGGGGCAGAGTAATCTGATCAGTGCAATCTATGCCTGCCCAAATGGTGTGATCAGGATGAGTGACAGGGTGAAGGGTGTTGTGGAGACATCGAATAATCTTGCTGTGCTCAGGTGTGAAAACGGGAGATCGGCTTTACAATGTCTTCTGCGCAGTTCGATTGAGAGCGCGAGGGAAGATCTGGCTAATGCGGTGCTGAGTGCCCTGACACTTGCAGAGGCTCATGTTGAATTTGCTGGAGCTTATCCTGCCTGGCAGCCCGATCCCTCATCTGAGCTGTTAAGAAGTATGCAGACTGTTCATGAAAGATCATTCGGACGTAAAGCGGAAGAGGATGTGGTGCATGCGGGTCTGGAATGCGGGATCATAGGTTCGAAGTATCCCGGGATAGATATGGTTTCGTGCGGCCCCACAATCCTTCATCCGCATTCTCCCGAGGAGCGTGTGCATGTGGGTTCTGTGGAGAGATTCTGGGATTTTATGAAAGGGGTGCTGGAGAGTATGTAG
- a CDS encoding DUF4416 family protein has protein sequence MAETKPPFPVKHFIAVLFSSRENLSPALLKANESWGPFDFQGEDHLFDVTDYYAPEMGSPLFRKIFSFEKLYEPTLMVEMKLGCNKIEKDLSVDGNRVVNLDAGYLDHNKVVLASAKEAGQKVYLDKGIYADLAGRYKSGRYQPFEWSFPDFRDGRYDKELLQIRTIYMKQMKEWRGRSLNLDLKD, from the coding sequence ATGGCTGAAACAAAACCGCCTTTCCCTGTAAAGCATTTTATTGCCGTCCTTTTTTCCAGCAGAGAAAACCTGTCTCCAGCGCTTTTAAAAGCAAACGAGAGCTGGGGGCCTTTTGACTTTCAGGGAGAGGATCATCTCTTCGATGTTACAGATTACTACGCCCCTGAGATGGGATCACCACTTTTCAGAAAAATATTCTCCTTCGAGAAGCTTTACGAACCGACCCTGATGGTCGAGATGAAACTTGGGTGTAACAAAATAGAAAAAGATCTCTCGGTTGATGGAAACCGGGTAGTTAATCTCGATGCCGGTTACCTTGACCACAACAAAGTTGTTCTGGCATCTGCAAAGGAGGCGGGGCAGAAAGTTTACCTTGACAAAGGAATCTACGCCGATCTGGCAGGACGGTACAAGTCAGGACGATACCAGCCTTTTGAGTGGTCTTTCCCGGATTTCAGGGATGGGCGGTATGACAAGGAACTGCTGCAGATAAGGACAATCTATATGAAACAGATGAAGGAGTGGAGAGGAAGGAGCCTGAATCTTGATTTGAAAGATTAG
- a CDS encoding dCMP deaminase family protein translates to MPGWGEVSKADGIRIESTRSINSFQEDNTVVIKELQQEATVSQARKRVSWDEYFMNIAVQASTRSTCSRKHVGAVIVREKTILSTGYNGSIRGMPHCDDVGHMMENDHCVATVHAEANAIIQAARNGTSINGADIYVTASPCWNCFKLIANSGIKRIFYLEFYRDEKILTVAPQAGIELIKVNCESQ, encoded by the coding sequence ATGCCTGGCTGGGGGGAAGTTTCGAAGGCGGACGGCATCAGAATAGAATCGACCAGATCGATCAATAGCTTTCAGGAGGATAACACAGTGGTTATAAAAGAACTGCAGCAGGAAGCAACAGTCAGTCAGGCAAGAAAGCGGGTTTCATGGGATGAGTATTTCATGAATATTGCTGTTCAGGCCTCTACCCGTTCAACCTGCAGCCGCAAGCATGTAGGCGCAGTAATTGTCAGGGAAAAGACGATTCTCTCCACCGGCTACAATGGGAGTATCAGAGGGATGCCGCACTGTGATGATGTGGGGCACATGATGGAGAATGACCACTGTGTGGCTACAGTGCATGCTGAGGCAAATGCTATCATACAGGCTGCCAGAAACGGAACATCGATAAACGGTGCTGATATCTATGTTACAGCATCCCCGTGCTGGAACTGTTTTAAACTAATTGCAAACAGCGGGATCAAACGGATCTTTTACCTGGAATTCTACCGTGATGAGAAGATTCTAACTGTCGCGCCACAGGCCGGAATTGAGCTTATCAAGGTCAATTGTGAATCTCAGTAG
- the rpiB gene encoding ribose 5-phosphate isomerase B has protein sequence MSEKIVIGSDHAGFEMKEYIKEVLTQKGVLFEDAGAVSLDPSDDYPEFAFRVAKAVSEKRYNKGILLCGTGIGASIAANRVKGVRAALCTSPDMARMSRAHNDSNVLVLGGRTTPRETVSQIIDAWLGGSFEGGRHQNRIDQIDQ, from the coding sequence ATGAGCGAAAAAATTGTGATCGGAAGCGATCATGCAGGTTTTGAGATGAAAGAGTATATAAAAGAGGTTCTGACTCAAAAAGGGGTACTGTTTGAGGATGCAGGAGCGGTGAGCCTGGATCCGTCGGATGATTACCCGGAGTTTGCATTCAGGGTGGCAAAGGCAGTATCAGAAAAGCGATACAACAAAGGAATTCTCCTTTGCGGTACCGGGATCGGAGCCTCAATAGCCGCAAACCGTGTCAAAGGCGTAAGGGCTGCACTCTGCACCTCACCGGATATGGCCCGGATGTCCAGGGCGCACAATGATTCCAATGTTCTGGTATTAGGCGGACGTACCACACCACGGGAGACTGTTTCACAGATCATCGATGCCTGGCTGGGGGGAAGTTTCGAAGGCGGACGGCATCAGAATAGAATCGACCAGATCGATCAATAG
- a CDS encoding sigma-70 family RNA polymerase sigma factor: MEELDKITIHRAVKGEKAAFKALYDFYSPFVWRVVMRMTGDRNIAAELLQETFINVHRSLGKFKCESAVSTWIYRIAYNAVLNFANKQTRFRSHQLYDDNKFVRNETGGYEMKDLVEKVLSQLSVEERFLLVAREIDGLTFEEIESVTGSSAGALRTRLHRLKENIRNRFRDESGIREAI, translated from the coding sequence ATGGAAGAACTTGACAAGATTACAATACATAGAGCAGTAAAGGGTGAAAAGGCCGCTTTCAAGGCTCTATACGATTTTTATTCACCTTTTGTTTGGCGGGTTGTGATGCGGATGACAGGTGACCGGAATATCGCTGCAGAACTGCTTCAGGAGACATTTATCAATGTCCACAGATCTCTGGGGAAGTTCAAGTGTGAATCAGCAGTTTCCACCTGGATCTATCGAATCGCCTATAATGCTGTCCTGAATTTTGCCAATAAGCAAACCCGCTTCAGGTCTCATCAGCTCTATGATGACAACAAATTTGTCCGGAATGAGACCGGAGGTTATGAAATGAAGGATCTGGTGGAAAAAGTACTTTCTCAATTATCCGTTGAGGAAAGATTTCTGCTGGTTGCAAGGGAAATAGATGGATTAACCTTCGAGGAGATCGAATCTGTAACTGGATCATCCGCAGGTGCCCTGAGAACAAGACTTCATCGTTTGAAGGAGAATATCAGGAATAGATTCCGTGATGAGTCCGGAATCAGGGAGGCTATATGA
- a CDS encoding periplasmic heavy metal sensor produces MKTLISSLCLLSIVFSTAFSQPGNPSHRKEGPQYNWADLGLTEDQKAKLKEIHEEMADARKENFEAVKALRVKIKEELLKNDPAKSMLDSYADELGKLHKEMSRARNEHLLKVKKILTAEQFSKVVNKEWLSKKGKMGHKGKWKKSSANCGMQKEL; encoded by the coding sequence ATGAAAACTTTGATTTCTTCCCTGTGTCTGCTGTCAATCGTCTTTTCAACAGCTTTCTCTCAGCCCGGGAATCCTTCTCACCGGAAAGAGGGCCCTCAATACAATTGGGCAGATCTGGGGCTTACCGAGGATCAGAAAGCAAAGCTCAAGGAGATTCACGAAGAGATGGCTGATGCTCGCAAGGAGAACTTTGAAGCGGTAAAAGCTCTCCGCGTGAAAATCAAAGAGGAACTGCTTAAGAATGATCCAGCAAAAAGTATGCTGGATTCTTATGCTGATGAACTTGGAAAACTCCACAAGGAGATGTCAAGAGCCCGCAATGAACATCTGTTAAAAGTGAAAAAGATTCTTACAGCAGAACAATTTTCAAAGGTGGTCAACAAAGAGTGGCTTAGTAAGAAAGGCAAGATGGGCCACAAGGGGAAATGGAAGAAAAGTTCAGCTAATTGCGGGATGCAGAAGGAGTTATAA